AGatctccaaggtcatccagtcccaCCCCGTCTTCACGCGCTCAGAGTAGTGAGGCTTGGAGGTGTCCCCTGTGCTCTCCATGCCCAGCTCCCCACCCATGGGTGCCGTGCGCCCGCTCACTCAGCTTGGAGGAGGCCTCCGAGCTCCGGTCTGCCCCGACCCATCCCCACTTGACCACGGCCCCAGACAGGATCGCTGCGGCCCAACCGTCCACCCCACGGTGCCGGCGTGTGGGGTCAGTGAGGTTGGGAAGGCCCCTGAGGTCACCCAGCCCAACCGCTGCCCCACATCCCGCCCCCAAACCCCCAGGTACTTTGAGgccttgctgcagctgaaggaccAGCTCCGGAGGACAGGAGCGGAGTTCCTGAGCTGGACCGACATCCAGGACAGCGTGCACGCCACCAACGCGGCGGTGCGGGACGAGAACGACCGTGAGTTGCGCCAACGCGGCGTGCAGCCGCGCCGGGACCCCCGTCCTGGGATcccgtggggctgagccccacaCCCTCCCGTCCCTGCAGGGCTCCTGGCGGTGCAGCGGATCAACGCGGCGCTGCTGCAGCCGGACCCGCAGAGGACGTTGGcggcgctgctgctgcccgcGGCCGCTCTGCCCCACGCGGTGCTGCCCAACGCTCGGCGCTACCACCGCGTCCTCGGCCGCGCGCGGGCGGCCAAAGCTCAGGTGTGGGGTGGGCGCGTGAAGGGTGGGGCCGCgcggtgctgggctgggggctgcccggAGCGCTGGATGCcatccccccccacccccccctcTAGGCCACCGGGGACGAGGGAGCCGAGCTCTGGTGGGAGGAGATCGAGCGTGGGGTGCGCGTGGCCAACGAGGAGACGGCGGCGGCGAGGAGCAGTGAGTGcgggggctgtgctgggaggaaggggctgctggcagcttccCCCCCGAGCCCCCCCATCTCTGCCTGCCCTGGTCCCTGAGCCCCCCACTTCTGCACTCCTCTTTCCTGAGACCCTGCTCCCTTCACCCCACGCTCCCTCTCCCCAAGCCCCTCATCTTCTGTGCACCTCCTCCCTGAACCCTCCACCCCATACTCCATGTCCCCCCGAGTCCCCCATCCCTGCGCTCCTCCCTGATCTCTCCATCACTCTCCCCAAGCCCCCCATCtctgttcttcctctccctgAGCCCCCCATCTCTATGCTCCTCCTCCCTGAGACCCTGATCCTCCACCCCATGCTTCCTCCTTCCCGAACCCCCCATCTCTGCACTCCCTATCCCTGAGTCCCCCATCTCTGCACTCCTCCCTGATCACTCCTCCACTCTCCCCAAGCCccccatttcttttcctcctctctctgagCCTTCCCATCTCTGCACTCCTCCTCCCTGAGACCCCGAACCCCCCATCTCTGCACTCCCTATCCCTGAGACCCCGAACCCCCCCATCTCTGCACTCCCTATCCCTGAGTCCCCCATCTCTGCACTCCCTATCCCTGAGACCCCCCATCTCTATGCTCCTCCTCCCTGAGACCCTGATTCTCCACCCCATGCTTCCTCCTTCCCGAACCCCCCATCTCTGCACTCCCTATCCCTGAGTCCCCCATCTCTGCACTCCTCCCTGATCACTCCTCCACTCTCCCCAAGCCccccatttcttttcctcctctctctgagCCTTCCCATCTCTGCACTCCTCCTCCCTGAGACCCCGAACCCCCCATCTCTGCACTCCTCCCCAGTCCCTCCACCCCACGCTCCCTATTCCCAAGCCCCTCATCTCTACGCTCCCCAAGGCCCCCGCCTTTGCGCTCTGTCCCCCTGAACCCCCCCATCTCTGCACTCCCTACCCCTGAGACCCCCATCTCTGCGCTCCTCCCNNNNNNNNNNNNNNNNNNNNNNNNNNNNNNNNNNNNNNNNNNNNNNNNNNNNNNNNNNNNNNNNNNNNNNNNNNNNNNNNNNNNNNNNNNNNNNNNNNNNNNNNNNNNNNNNNNNNNNNNNNNNNNNNNNNNNNNNNNNNNNNNNNNNNNNNNNNNNNNNNNNNNNNNNNNNNNNNNNNNNNNNNNNNNNNNNNNNNNNNNNNNNNNNNNNNNNNNNNNNNNNNNNNNNNNNNNNNNNNNNNNNNNNNNNNNNNNNNNNNNNNNNNNNNNNNNNNNNNNNNNNNNNNNNNNNNNNNNNNNNNNNNNNNNNNNNNNNNNNNNNNNNNNNNNNNNNNNNNNNNNNNNNNNNNNNNNNNNNNNNNNNNNNNNNNNNNNNNNNNNNNNNNNNNNNNNNNNNNNNNNNNNNNNNNNNNNNNNNNNNNNNNNNNNNNNNNNNNNNNNNNNNNNNNNNNNNNNNNNNNNNNNNNNNNNNNNNNNNNNNNNNNNNNNNNNNNNNNNNNNNNNNNNNNNNNNNNNNNNNNNNNNNNNNNNNNNNNNNNNNNNNNNNNNNNNNNNNNNNNNNNNNNNNNNNNNNNNNNNNNNNNNNNNNNNNNNNNNNNNNNNNNNNNNNNNNNNNNNNNNNNNNNNNNNNNNNNNNNNNNNNNNNNNNNNNNNNNNNNNNNNNNNNNNNNNNNNNNNNNNNNNNNNNNNNNNNNNNNNNNNNNNNNNNNNNNNNNNNNNNNNNNNNNNNNNNNNNNNNNNNNNNNNNNNNNNNNNNNNNNNNNNNNNNNNNNNNNNNNNNNNNNNNNNNNNNNNNNNNNNNNNNNNNNNNNNNNNNNNNNNNNNNNNNNNNNNNNNNNNNNNNNNNNNNNNNNNNNNNNNNNNNNNNNNNNNNNNNNNNNNNNNNNNNNNNNNNNNNNNNNNNNNNNNNNNNNNNNNNNNNNNNNNNNNNNNNNNNNNNNNNNNNNNNNNNNNNNNNNNNNNNNNNNNNNNNNNNNNNNNNNNNNNNNNNNNNNNNNNNNNNNNNNNNNNNNNNNNNNNNNNNNNNNNNNNNNNNNNNNNNNNNNNNNNNNNNNNNNNNNNNNNNNNNNNNNNNNNNNNNNNNNNNNNNNNNNNNNNNNNNNNNNNNNNNNNNNNNNNNNNNNNNNNNNNNNNNNNNNNNNNNNNNNNNNNNNNNNNNNNNNNNNNNNNNNNNNNNNNNNNNNNNNNNNNNNNNNNNNNNNNNNNNNNNNNNNNNNNNNNNNNNNNNNNNNNNNNNNNNNNNNNNNNNNNNNNNNNNNNNNNNNNNNNNNNNNNNNNNNNNNNNNNNNNNNNNNNNNNNNNNNNNNNNNNNNNNNNNNNNNNNNNNNNNNNNNNNNNNNNNNNNNNNNNNNNNNNNNNNNNNNNNNNNNNNNNNNNNNNNNNNNNNNNNNNNNNNNNNNNNNNNNNNNNNNNNNNNNNNNNNNNNNNNNNNNNNNNNNNNNNNNNNNNNNNNNNNNNNNNNNNNNNNNNNNNNNNNNNNNNNNNNNNNNNNNNNNNNNNNNNNNNNNNNNNNNNNNNNNNNNNNNNNNNNNNNNNNNNNNNNNNNNNNNNNNNNNNNNNNNNNNNNNNNNNNNNNNNNNNNNNNNNNNNNNNNNNNNNNNNNNNNNNNNNNNNNNNNNNNNNNNNNNNNNNNNNNNNNNNNNNNNNNNNNNNNNNNNNNNNNNNNNNNNNNNNNNNNNNNNNNNNNNNNNNNNNNNNNNNNNNNNNNNNNNNNNNNNNNNNNNNNNNNNNNNNNNNNNNNNNNNNNNNNNNNNNNNNNNNNNNNNNNNNNNNNNNNNNNNNNNNNNNNNNNNNNNNNNNNNNNNNNNNNNNNNNNNNNNNNNNNNNNNNNNNNNNNNNNNNNNNNNNNNNNNNNNNNNNNNNNNNNNNNNNNNNNNNNNNNNNNNNNNNNNNNNNNNNNNNNNNNNNNNNNNNNNNNNNNNNNNNNNNNNNNNNNNNNNNNNNNNNNNNNNNNNNNNNNNNNNNNNNNNNNNNNNNNNNNNNNNNNNNNNNNNNNNNNNNNNNNNNNNNNNNNNNNNNNNNNNNNNNNNNNNNNNNNNNNNNNNNNNNNNNNNNNNNNNNNNNNNNNNNNNNNNNNNNNNNNNNNNNNNNNNNNNNNNNNNNNNNNNNNNNNNNNNNNNNNNNNNNNNNNNNNNNNNNNNNNNNNNNNNNNNNNNNNNNNNNNNNNNNNNNNNNNNNNNNNNNNNNNNNNNNNNNNNNNNNNNNNNNNNNNNNNNNNNNNNNNNNNNNNNNNNNNNNNNNNNNNNNNNNNNNNNNNNNNNNNNNNNNNNNNNNNNNNNNNNNNNNNNNNNNNNNNNNNNNNNNNNNNNNNNNNNNNNNNNNNNNNNNNNNNNNNNNNNNNNNNNNNNNNNNNNNNNNNNNNNNNNNNNNNNNNNNNNNNNNNNNNNNNNNNNNNNNNNNNNNNNNNNNNNNNNNNNNNNNNNNNNNNNNNNNNNNNNNNNNNNNNNNNNNNNNNNNNNNNNNNNNNNNNNNNNNNNNNNNNNNNNNNNNNNNNNNNNNNNNNNNNNNNNNNNNNNNNNNNNNNNNNNNNNNNNNNNNNNNNNNNNNNNNNNNNNNNNNNNNNNNNNNNNNNNNNNNNNNNNNNNNNNNNNNNNNNNNNNNNNNNNNNNNNNNNNNNNNNNNNNNNNNNNNNNNNNNNNNNNNNNNNNNNNNNNNNNNNNNNNNNNNNNNNNNNNNNNNNNNNNNNNNNNNNNNNNNNNNNNNNNNNNNNNNNNNNNNNNNNNNNNNNNNNNNNNNNNNNNNNNNNNNNNNNNNNNNNNNNNNNNNNNNNNNNNNNNNNNNNNNNNNNNNNNNNNNNNNNNNNNNNNNNNNNNNNNNNNNNNNNNNNNNNNNNNNNNNNNNNNNNNNNNNNNNNNNNNNNNNNNNNNNNNNNNNNNNNNNNNNNNNNNNNNNNNNNNNNNNNNNNNNNNNNNNNNNNNNNNNNNNNNNNNNNNNNNNNNNNNNNNNNNNNNNNNNNNNNNNNNNNNNNNNNNNNNNNNNNNNNNNNNNNNNNNNNNNNNNNNNNNNNNNNNNNNNNNNNNNNNNNNNNNNNNNNNNNNNNNNNNNNNNNNNNNNNNNNNNNNNNNNNNNNNNNNNNNNNNNNNNNNNNNNNNNNNNNNNNNNNNNNNNNNNNNNNNNNNNNNNNNNNNNNNNNNNNNNNNNNNNNNNNNNNNNNNNNNNNNNNNNNNNNNNNNNNNNNNNNNNNNNNNNNNNNNNNNNNNNNNNNNNNNNNNNNNNNNNNNNNNNNNNNNNNNNNNNNNNNNNNNNNNNNNNNNNNNNNNNNNNNNNNNNNNNNNNNNNNNNNNNNNNNNNNNNNNNNNNNNNNNNNNNNNNNNNNNNNNNNNNNNNNNNNNNNNNNNNNNNNNNNNNNNNNNNNNNNNNNNNNNNNNNNNNNNNNNNNNNNNNNNNNNNNNNNNNNNNNNNNNNNNNNNNNNNNNNNNNNNNNNNNNNNNNNNNNNNNNNNNNNNNNNNNNNNNNNNNNNNNNNNNNNNNNNNNNNNNNNNNNNNNNNNNNNNNNNNNNNNNNNNNNNNNNNNNNNNNNNNNNNNNNNNNNNNNNNNNNNNNNNNNNNNNNNNNNNNNNNNNNNNNNNNNNNNNNNNNNNNNNNNNNNNNNNNNNNNNNNNNNNNNNNNNNNNNNNNNNNNNNNNNNNNNNNNNNNNNNNNNNNNNNNNNNNNNNNNNNNNNNNNNNNNNNNNNNNNNNNNNNNNNNNNNNNNNNNNNNNNNNNNNNNNNNNNNNNNNNNNNNNNNNNNNNNNNNNNNNNNNNNNNNNNNNNNNNNNNNNNNNNNNNNNNNNNNNNNNNNNNNNNNNNNNNNNNNNNNNNNNNNNNNNNNNNNNNNNNNNNNNNNNNNNNNNNNNNNNNNNNNNNNNNNNNNNNNNNNNNNNNNNNNNNNNNNNNNNNNNNNNNNNNNNNNNNNNNNNNNNNNNNNNNNNNNNNNNNNNNNNNNNNNNNNNNNNNNNNNNNNNNNNNNNNNNNNNNNNNNNNNNNNNNNNNNNNNNNNNNNNNNNNNNNNNNNNNNNNNNNNNNNNNNNNNNNNNNNNNNNNNNNNNNNNNNNNNNNNNNNNNNNNNNNNNNNNNNNNNNNNNNNNNNNNNNNNNNNNNNNNNNNNNNNNNNNNNNNNNNNNNNNNNNNNNNNNNNNNNNNNNNNNNNNNNNNNNNNNNNNNNNNNNNNNNNNNNNNNNNNNNNNNNNNNNNNNNNNNNNNNNNNNNNNNNNNNNNNNNNNNNNNNNNNNNNNNNNNNNNNNNNNNNNNNNNNNNNNNNNNNNNNNNNNNNNNNNNNNNNNNNNNNNNNNNNNNNNNNNNNNNNNNNNNNNNNNNNNNNNNNNNNNNNNNNNNNNNNNNNNNNNNNNNNNNNNNNNNNNNNNNNNNNNNNNNNNNNNNNNNNNNNNNNNNNNNNNNNNNNNNNNNNNNNNNNNNNNNNNNNNNNNNNNNNNNNNNNNNNNNNNNNNNNNNNNNNNNNNNNNNNNNNNNNNNNNNNNNNNNNNNNNNNNNNNNNNNNNNNNNNNNNNNNNNNNNNNNNNNNNNNNNNNNNNNNNNNNNNNNNNNNNNNNNNNNNNNNNNNNNNNNNNNNNTGACACCCACGTTGGTCCTGGCAGATCGGAGCTGT
This genomic stretch from Numida meleagris isolate 19003 breed g44 Domestic line unplaced genomic scaffold, NumMel1.0 unplaced_Scaffold972, whole genome shotgun sequence harbors:
- the LOC110392096 gene encoding ras GTPase-activating-like protein IQGAP3, coding for MPSSPPMGAVRPLTQLGGGLRAPVCPDPSPLDHGPRQDRCGPTVHPTVPACGVSEVGKAPEVTQPNRCPTSRPQTPRYFEALLQLKDQLRRTGAEFLSWTDIQDSVHATNAAVRDENDRLLAVQRINAALLQPDPQRTLAALLLPAAALPHAVLPNARRYHRVLGRARAAKAQATGDEGAELWWEEIERGVRVANEETAAARSSECGGCAGRKGLLAASPPSPPISACPGP